The region AAACCATCTCGAATCGCACATAAAAATGGTTGTAAGGTCTTATAAAGAAGTGAAAAACGATTTCGATAGATTCCATAGGTTAAGATGCGGTCGTATTGCTTCTTTAATTGCTCTATTTCCTCAACAATTAAATTATCCTCTGCTTCCACCGCATTTGTTCTTAACACAAAACCATATTGTTCTCCAAGGAAAGGTGAGACTAAACTTCTTAAACGCTTTCTTTTCTGTTCCGAACCAATCTTTGAAGAGATTCCAATCGTTTTTGTTCCATGCATCAGTACTACATATTTTCCAGTGAAAGCAATACTTGTAGTTACAACTGGTGCCTTGGTTTTAATATCTTCTTTAATTACTTGTACCACTAATTCATCCCCAATGTTTACCTTATCACTGGACTTCGCATGCGTAAAGATGGGGTTCACAACATCGGCTAGAGGTAGATAACACATCTTCCTATCTGATATTTCTACAAATGCAGCATTGATATTTTTTACAATATTTTTTACCTTACCAATATAAATATTGCCAAGAGATGATACCTCTTCCTCACGGTCGACATTTACCTGAATCATCTGATTGCCTTCATATAATGCAGTCACAATATTATCATCCATTTTCGTAACAATCAGTTTACCACTCATTATAAGCCTTCCTTTACTTCCATAGTCACATCTGTTGCAACTAGTGGATAGTTTTAATATATCCTTGAATATTTTTTAATTATCCTACATTATTCCCACTTTACCTAATGGATCAAGCTTTAATGCATAACTTTCTTTTTGTTCCACAGCTAGAATCATTTCTTCAATTGTTTTTCCGTGGTCAGCAACATTTGCGTAAGTCTCCATACGGTGATATTGAAATGCAAATGTTTCAAATTTGATACCATACTTTTCACAAAATGCTTCCATAACAAGCTCAGGCTTAATGTTAATAACACTACCTGTCGCTAAGCATAAAAACACACGTATACCAGTTTCATAAGTATCTGCATGTTCTATTCCATTCACAGTATTCGTAACCTTAAGTTCTTTGCCTGTGGAAAGAAATTCTTCATCCGTGATTCCATAATGGAAAATATAAGGACGGATGTCCATTTCCTTTTCACTTTTTTTCGTCTTTTTGTTGATTACGATCTGATTCTGATGATAAAACTCAGAAAATAATTTATGAAACTCATCTTTATCTAGTATTTGCCCATTTTCCTTCTTTAACTCATAACCATCTTTTAAGGAAACTAAATAATCTGCTGCTGCCACAAGTGACATCGCTGTCTCTCTCTTTTGATTTGGTAAAGGTTCTTTTAAAATCTTAGCTTCTGTTATCGCAAAACCTTCATTCATAACAGCATTTAAACTGTTGATAATAGCTTCCTCAGACTCTACTACATTAAAATCAACGTCTACATACTCTCCATCACTAGTTAACCCAACACCAAGTGGTGCTGCAAAAGACATGATCTGATGTGGATTAAATCCCTGGCTGTAAGCCACATCGATTCCCGCTCGTCTATTAGCCTTTTGAAAATAGCGCATTACATCTAAGTGGCCGATGAATTTTACCACACCATATTTAGAAAATTTTATTCTTACTTTCATTTGATTAATCCCTTCCTATCAATAAACTATATAAATTGAACTTTAGTTTTCTGTTGTTTCAGATGTGAAAATGCTTGTGTATATGGCATTTTTACACTTGAAACAGTGTAGAAATCCTAGCAATTTATATTGCCGTTATCTGTATGCGCCTCAAAGCATATTCCACCTTGAAAAGCCGCAGCACCACAGCCAGAACAAGACATCTTACAGTTTGGAGTTACCGTTTCTTCTATTGCATGTTCATATTCCTTACGAAGGAATTTCTTCGTAACACCAATATCAATGAAGTCCCAAGGGAAAATTTCATCTTCACTTCGTTCTCTACTTGTATAGAAGGCGATATCTACGCCATTTTCTTCAAACACTTCCATCCAAGTTTTATAGTTAAAATACTCTGACCAAGCATCGTAAATACAACCCTTTTGATATGCATCATAGATGGATTTCGCAATTTTACGATCACCTCGTGCGAAAATACCTTCAAGAATCGTAACTTCTGCATCATGCCAATTGTAACGAATACTCTTATAGTTTAATTGTTCCTTCATCTTACCATTTAAGAATCGTTGCTTTTCCCCGAATTCTTCTCTGGTCACCATTCTTGACCACTGGAATGGGGTAAATGGTTTTGGAACAAAGAAGGAGGTACTTGCAGTAATCTGCGCCTTACCATTTCTCTCTTCTTTTGGAATAGTATAATACTCTCTTGCTATCTTATCAGAAATCGTAGCAATTCCTTCAATATCTTCCATTGTTTCTGTTGGAAGACCTAACATGAAATAAAGTTTCACCTTATTCCATCCTGCAAGGAACGCATCCATCGCACCTTTTAAAATCACTTCTTCGGAAAGTCCTTTATTAATTACATCACGAAGACGCTGGGAACCTGCCTCTGGTGCAAAGGTAAGACTACTCTTTTTGATATCCTGCACCTTACTCATAACATCAAGTGCGAACGCATCAATACGAAGAGATGGTAGAGAGATATTCACACCATTCTTCTTGAACTCATCGATTAAGTAATAAACGAGTTCTTGAAGTTTATCATAATCACTGGAGCTTAGAGAACTAAGAGATATCTCTTCATGTCCGGTAGATTCAATCATATCTTTTGCTAAGTCTTTTAGATAATCAACATCTCTTTGTCTTGTTGGTCGGTATAACATACCAGCCTGACAGAAACGACATCCACGAATACATCCACGTTGAATTTCAAGTACCACACGATCCTGAATTGACTTAATATAAGGTACTAACGGTTTTCTAGGATAATACGTATCACTAACGTTCATCACTATCTGTTTCTTTACCTTATCTTTTGCAAACTCATTATTTGGAGTCATAGAAGCAATGGTTCCATCCTCCTTATATGTTACATCATAAAAAGCTGGAACATAGATGCCCTCAATCTGTGCAACGCGCTTTAAGTAATCTGCTCTGCTACCTCCTGCTGCCTTGTTCTCCTTATATGCATCAAGTACCTGATCGTATACTGTTTCACCTTCCCCGATGTAAAACATATCAAAGAAATCTGCGATAGGTTCTGGGTTATAAGAACATGGTCCACCACCAATAATGATAGGATCCTCATCTGTTCTATCTTTTGCATAGATTGGAATTCCTGATAAATCTAAGATTTGCAGAATGTTGGTATAACACATCTCATATTGTAATGTAATTCCTAGAAAGTCAAAATCCTTTATCGGATCCTGAGACTCAAGAGCAAACAATGGTATGTTCTTCTCTCTCATAATCTTGTCCAAATCCGTCCATGGAGAGTATACACGTTCGCAATAAGTATCTTCTCTTTGATTAAACATATCATAAAGAATCTGAATACCAAGGTGTGACATACCAACTTCGTATACGTCAGGAAAACACATACAAAAACGGATATCTACCTTTTCCTTATCTTTAACCACCATATTTACTTCGTTACCGATATAACGAGCTGGCTTATCTATCGTTAATAGTATTTCATCGGATAATGCTAGCTTTTTCATTAAAATCCTCCTTTTAACCAACATGACTGCTTATAGAAATTACTGCCACCGTTTGAATTTTGGTGTCAGCACAATATTCTCTTTGTAAAAATAGCAATATTTTATGTTATTTTTTCCTCTAACAAATCATCTGCCAAAGCCTGTCCTAATTTTTAGTCCATTATTCATTATAACAAAAAAGAGTGGAGATATCCACCCTTTCATTGAAACGTATTTTACTTTTCTATTTGCGAATCATTTTTATCAGATTGGAATAAATCTGTTAGCTTCTGTTCTAAAGATTCTACATACTTATTATATCTAACTTCTTTTATAACACTATCTGTGCTTTGGCCAAACACATTAACAGAAAACATCCGTCCCAGAAATAATAATAGAAACAGAAAGCATGCCATAATGATTCTTCCAAATAAACCTTTAAAGTAACGAGTACTCTTAGACTTACTATCAGAAGTTTGATGAAGTGTCCTCGATTCCCCGAATCTAGGTAATATTCCCGCCTTTTCGCCAAGTCCACTGCTATTATCCTCTAAGTCATTCTTACTCTGATCTTGTCGTTTTTCTGGCTGTTTTTCTCGTTGTTTTTCCCGTAGTACTTCACTTATTTCTTCAACTTGCTCCATAACCAAACCTCATTTCTGCGCATACTTCCGTGAAAAGGTTCAACCTTGGATTTGTTATCACACAATCTCTTATTTGAAAAATATCATTCTTTTCACACTATTCCTAACAGCATGCTCGTACAACACTTTGGTTAATTCTATGCAAAGGACTAGAAATTATGACTACAGTCAGATAAAACATCCTCTTTAAATACAAAAGATTGATCTAAATTGTCCTGATTAGTTACCGAAACATTCTTAAAGAAAATCTGATTTGCATTCTTAATCTCGATTGCTTTCTTCGCTTGAATCATAACATTTTCTAATATGATATCATGGATTGGCATCTGCTCTAGCCCATCAATTTTAATTGCTTGTCCTGCTCGAAGACAGTTTACATCACGGATGGTTATATTCTTAAACTCTGGTATATCCTCTTTCGAAATCGTATCTGGTTCATCAGACGCTTGATGGTCTAAACGGAATAAGGTATAACCCATGGTAAATATAATTGCGTCTTCTTCAATATCCGTCATCTGAATGTTACGAATTGTAATATCCTCCACAACTCCACCGCGTCCAATCGCACTCTTAAAACGTATTCCTGTATCGGTACCTAAAAATAAGCAATTTTCTATTACAACATCTCGTACGCCACGGGACATCTCACTACCAATTACAAATCCACCATGTCCATGATATACGACACAATCTCTAATGCGAACGTGTTCTGTTGGCACGGTAATTTTTCTTCCAATCGCATTTTTACCGGATTTTATGCAAATAGCATCATCACCAACATCAAATTTCACTCCGTAGATGTCAACGAAACGACAAGACTCTAAGTCAAGTCCATCACCATTTTGAGCAAAATTAGCATTACGAATAAACGCATTTCGAAGGGTTAGATTCGTACAAAGTAATGGGTGAAG is a window of Lachnoclostridium phytofermentans ISDg DNA encoding:
- a CDS encoding TIGR03960 family B12-binding radical SAM protein codes for the protein MKKLALSDEILLTIDKPARYIGNEVNMVVKDKEKVDIRFCMCFPDVYEVGMSHLGIQILYDMFNQREDTYCERVYSPWTDLDKIMREKNIPLFALESQDPIKDFDFLGITLQYEMCYTNILQILDLSGIPIYAKDRTDEDPIIIGGGPCSYNPEPIADFFDMFYIGEGETVYDQVLDAYKENKAAGGSRADYLKRVAQIEGIYVPAFYDVTYKEDGTIASMTPNNEFAKDKVKKQIVMNVSDTYYPRKPLVPYIKSIQDRVVLEIQRGCIRGCRFCQAGMLYRPTRQRDVDYLKDLAKDMIESTGHEEISLSSLSSSDYDKLQELVYYLIDEFKKNGVNISLPSLRIDAFALDVMSKVQDIKKSSLTFAPEAGSQRLRDVINKGLSEEVILKGAMDAFLAGWNKVKLYFMLGLPTETMEDIEGIATISDKIAREYYTIPKEERNGKAQITASTSFFVPKPFTPFQWSRMVTREEFGEKQRFLNGKMKEQLNYKSIRYNWHDAEVTILEGIFARGDRKIAKSIYDAYQKGCIYDAWSEYFNYKTWMEVFEENGVDIAFYTSRERSEDEIFPWDFIDIGVTKKFLRKEYEHAIEETVTPNCKMSCSGCGAAAFQGGICFEAHTDNGNINC
- a CDS encoding TIGR03936 family radical SAM-associated protein, with translation MKVRIKFSKYGVVKFIGHLDVMRYFQKANRRAGIDVAYSQGFNPHQIMSFAAPLGVGLTSDGEYVDVDFNVVESEEAIINSLNAVMNEGFAITEAKILKEPLPNQKRETAMSLVAAADYLVSLKDGYELKKENGQILDKDEFHKLFSEFYHQNQIVINKKTKKSEKEMDIRPYIFHYGITDEEFLSTGKELKVTNTVNGIEHADTYETGIRVFLCLATGSVINIKPELVMEAFCEKYGIKFETFAFQYHRMETYANVADHGKTIEEMILAVEQKESYALKLDPLGKVGIM
- a CDS encoding glycoside hydrolase family 28 protein, whose product is MQTFTVELPVFPDRQVSITDYKAVSGGIESNTAAINQAITELSKLGGGTVNVPEGIWLTGPITLKSNINLHLEKGALITFDKNPEEYPIILTNYEGQPRLRAVSPIHAFDEENIAITGEGVIDGNGHEWRPLKEFKVTKKQWQARLKKSPYVIDTKEGGIWYPSKTSYEGCLEGEVSVEDPDALKKAAPNYDLYRPVMTNLVRCNKILIEGVTLQNSPAWNLHPLLCTNLTLRNAFIRNANFAQNGDGLDLESCRFVDIYGVKFDVGDDAICIKSGKNAIGRKITVPTEHVRIRDCVVYHGHGGFVIGSEMSRGVRDVVIENCLFLGTDTGIRFKSAIGRGGVVEDITIRNIQMTDIEEDAIIFTMGYTLFRLDHQASDEPDTISKEDIPEFKNITIRDVNCLRAGQAIKIDGLEQMPIHDIILENVMIQAKKAIEIKNANQIFFKNVSVTNQDNLDQSFVFKEDVLSDCSHNF
- a CDS encoding ribonuclease E/G — translated: MSGKLIVTKMDDNIVTALYEGNQMIQVNVDREEEVSSLGNIYIGKVKNIVKNINAAFVEISDRKMCYLPLADVVNPIFTHAKSSDKVNIGDELVVQVIKEDIKTKAPVVTTSIAFTGKYVVLMHGTKTIGISSKIGSEQKRKRLRSLVSPFLGEQYGFVLRTNAVEAEDNLIVEEIEQLKKQYDRILTYGIYRNRFSLLYKTLQPFLCAIRDGFAKDLEAIITDDLSLYDEIKEYLTEHQREDIGKLTFYQDKLLALSKLYSIETKLSRALREKVWLPCGGSLVIQPTEALTVIDVNTGKAVSKKKNVQETFLKVNLEAAEEIAAQICLRNLSGIIIVDFIDMISEDAKTQLLRVFDEYLRKDPIKTTLVDMTALNLVEITRKKVRKPLHEQMKHTELMVCEEE